A single Uloborus diversus isolate 005 chromosome 7, Udiv.v.3.1, whole genome shotgun sequence DNA region contains:
- the LOC129225689 gene encoding protein shisa-9-like isoform X1 encodes MDFKESDIKDLASKDHEVLGSDFCSGYTDVFGKWNTGFECPRMRSGETVYCCGTVLYKYCCTRKEHNTGPGISQSVILGTTLGSVVVLILVAVVSCLVCRKCPPYRRAHPSINGGPFYNLHCSSTTSGMTNLYSGQTTASTTPHDNAHIMIDMDAMNLHRASTLQMSRMGLRYDAPSDPPPPYNEQQPMNGDAVPMTINTIHDRVSSSDACGGVVNSELLHMKPLHSAQSEFQEESHNSPKF; translated from the exons ATGGACTTCAAAGAATCTGACATTAAAGATCTTGCCAGCAAGGATCATGAAG TTCTAGGTTCAGATTTTTGCTCTGGATATACTGACGTATTTGGAAAGTGGAATACTGGCTTCGAGTGTCCACGCATGCGCAGTGGTGAAACTGTCTACTGTTGTGGAACTGTTCTATATAAATACTGCTGCACAAGAAAGGAACATAATACTGGACCTGGCATCAG cCAGTCTGTAATTCTGGGTACAACACTGGGCTCGGTAGTTGTTCTCATCCTCGTAGCTGTGGTTTCATGTCTTGTGTGCAGGAAATGCCCCCCTTACAGACGAGCTCATCCTTCTATTAATGGAg GACCATTCTACAATCTTCATTGCAGCAGCACGACAAGCGGTATGACTAACTTGTATTCTGGACAGACGACAGCCTCTACAACTCCTCATGACAACGCACACATAATGATAGATATGGATGCTATGAATTTGCATAGAG catccaCTCTACAGATGTCAAGAATGGGGCTGAGATACGACGCTCCGTCGGATCCCCCACCGCCTTACAACGAGCAACAACCCATGAATGGTGATGCAGTGCCAATGACAATAAATACTATTCACGATAG GGTTTCGTCTTCAGACGCTTGTGGTGGAGTTGTTAATTCAGAACTACTGCATATGAAACCCTTACATTCTGCACAATCTGAATTTCAAGAGGAGTCACACAACTCCCCGAAATTCTGA
- the LOC129225689 gene encoding protein shisa-like-2B isoform X2: MDFKESDIKDLASKDHEGSDFCSGYTDVFGKWNTGFECPRMRSGETVYCCGTVLYKYCCTRKEHNTGPGISQSVILGTTLGSVVVLILVAVVSCLVCRKCPPYRRAHPSINGGPFYNLHCSSTTSGMTNLYSGQTTASTTPHDNAHIMIDMDAMNLHRASTLQMSRMGLRYDAPSDPPPPYNEQQPMNGDAVPMTINTIHDRVSSSDACGGVVNSELLHMKPLHSAQSEFQEESHNSPKF; this comes from the exons ATGGACTTCAAAGAATCTGACATTAAAGATCTTGCCAGCAAGGATCATGAAG GTTCAGATTTTTGCTCTGGATATACTGACGTATTTGGAAAGTGGAATACTGGCTTCGAGTGTCCACGCATGCGCAGTGGTGAAACTGTCTACTGTTGTGGAACTGTTCTATATAAATACTGCTGCACAAGAAAGGAACATAATACTGGACCTGGCATCAG cCAGTCTGTAATTCTGGGTACAACACTGGGCTCGGTAGTTGTTCTCATCCTCGTAGCTGTGGTTTCATGTCTTGTGTGCAGGAAATGCCCCCCTTACAGACGAGCTCATCCTTCTATTAATGGAg GACCATTCTACAATCTTCATTGCAGCAGCACGACAAGCGGTATGACTAACTTGTATTCTGGACAGACGACAGCCTCTACAACTCCTCATGACAACGCACACATAATGATAGATATGGATGCTATGAATTTGCATAGAG catccaCTCTACAGATGTCAAGAATGGGGCTGAGATACGACGCTCCGTCGGATCCCCCACCGCCTTACAACGAGCAACAACCCATGAATGGTGATGCAGTGCCAATGACAATAAATACTATTCACGATAG GGTTTCGTCTTCAGACGCTTGTGGTGGAGTTGTTAATTCAGAACTACTGCATATGAAACCCTTACATTCTGCACAATCTGAATTTCAAGAGGAGTCACACAACTCCCCGAAATTCTGA